The proteins below are encoded in one region of Levilactobacillus namurensis:
- a CDS encoding class I SAM-dependent methyltransferase: MKRIQITGKSVRKFEDGYPVVNITDLENRQDFEDGAWVQLENHGHFVATAYFAKQHRGAGYVLSLRENEPIDERFFASKFRAAQAKRAAINVGEAYRFFNDVGDGLGGLIIDVYQGIYVFRWQNAALKRQARLIYAGFQRVMGQNLTVLAATPGQEALQVVTGKLPQDPVTITEAGVAYPVDLTVSRQQLALEFRDERAWARENSAQQRILNLYSAETGVVTAAMAGDATEAVTVDPTNRATTALQAQLAANNLDQAAVEMRTMDVANYLDYAIKHELTFDTVFVNPPAFIRGKKHRFDLDQDLGALLTQVLQVTHPGSQVLVTTTAPGYSLKKLRTTVSEVAQNYTGHVNVSMDFHSPADFMTNSADRQSEALKGLHLVIG; the protein is encoded by the coding sequence TTGAAACGTATACAAATTACCGGGAAATCTGTCCGGAAGTTCGAAGACGGGTATCCCGTCGTCAACATCACTGATTTAGAGAATCGCCAGGACTTTGAGGATGGCGCGTGGGTACAACTAGAGAACCACGGCCATTTCGTGGCGACCGCTTATTTTGCCAAACAACACCGGGGGGCCGGCTACGTGCTGAGCCTACGGGAAAATGAACCCATCGACGAACGGTTCTTCGCCAGCAAGTTCCGCGCGGCCCAAGCCAAGCGTGCTGCCATTAACGTTGGGGAAGCCTACCGCTTCTTTAACGACGTGGGGGATGGCCTAGGTGGTCTGATCATCGACGTCTATCAAGGTATCTACGTCTTCCGCTGGCAAAACGCGGCGTTGAAGCGTCAAGCGCGGTTGATTTACGCGGGCTTCCAGCGGGTCATGGGGCAAAACCTGACCGTCTTAGCCGCAACGCCTGGTCAAGAGGCCTTGCAAGTGGTCACAGGGAAGCTGCCTCAGGATCCTGTCACCATTACCGAAGCGGGGGTGGCCTATCCGGTCGACCTGACCGTTAGTCGCCAACAGTTGGCCTTAGAGTTCCGGGACGAACGGGCTTGGGCTCGCGAGAACAGCGCTCAGCAGCGCATCTTGAACCTGTACAGTGCGGAGACGGGGGTCGTGACCGCGGCCATGGCCGGCGACGCCACGGAAGCCGTCACGGTCGACCCGACCAACCGGGCTACCACGGCCTTACAGGCGCAATTGGCGGCCAATAACCTGGACCAAGCGGCGGTCGAGATGCGGACTATGGACGTGGCCAACTACTTGGATTACGCCATTAAGCACGAGTTGACTTTCGACACGGTCTTTGTGAATCCGCCAGCGTTCATTCGCGGGAAGAAGCACCGCTTCGACCTAGACCAAGATCTGGGGGCCTTATTGACCCAAGTCCTTCAGGTGACGCATCCGGGCTCACAGGTACTGGTCACCACGACGGCACCGGGCTACTCATTAAAGAAACTCCGGACGACTGTTAGTGAAGTTGCCCAAAATTATACCGGTCATGTAAATGTTTCCATGGACTTTCACTCCCCAGCCGACTTTATGACCAATTCGGCCGACCGGCAGAGTGAAGCACTCAAGGGGTTACATTTGGTTATCGGGTAA
- a CDS encoding HAMP domain-containing sensor histidine kinase: MKLMYQQMLGFFAAITIILVLLGVSYTQMTRHMVYSNTWNTLEKYSNSLIEQSLRISAENPKQVNFDTTALENSEQLLQNQAVSVTIYSAKNQIVFPDNVYQQSINQKDWNKMKNNRIIHKVVDRRMRNKNGRVTPAVTEVMKPYFYNHKLVAVVVMGAFVSDINTNINQINRNLIRALFVSILVAIVASYILARYYTSRINRLRKATNQVAQGDYDVQMASRNRDEIDDLINDFNGMTHSLKDSQEEIQRQEQRRREFMANASHEMRTPLTTINGLLEGLAYDAIPEESKEESIDLMRSETSRLIRLVNENLDYEKIRSNQISLNLHEFNAVDALHNIVEQLKQKADDSQDTLELQAPEEIAVYADYDRFVQIMFNITQNAIQFTQQGHITITAQRGYEEAIIKVADTGMGMSDEQLQNIWERYYKADPSRKNTKYGESGLGLSIVHQLVQLHHGKISVDSKQGVGTTFTVIFPDQHQTNVDRAKTD; the protein is encoded by the coding sequence ATGAAACTAATGTATCAACAGATGTTGGGCTTTTTTGCCGCCATTACCATCATCTTGGTGTTATTAGGCGTGTCCTACACCCAGATGACCCGGCACATGGTCTACAGCAACACCTGGAACACCCTGGAGAAGTACTCCAACAGTCTGATTGAACAGTCCTTGCGAATCAGCGCGGAGAATCCCAAACAAGTCAATTTTGATACCACGGCGCTAGAAAACAGCGAACAATTGCTACAAAATCAGGCCGTCAGCGTCACCATTTATAGTGCCAAGAACCAGATTGTCTTTCCGGACAACGTCTATCAGCAGTCCATTAACCAGAAGGACTGGAACAAGATGAAGAATAACCGGATCATCCACAAGGTGGTCGACCGCCGAATGCGGAACAAGAACGGGCGGGTGACGCCAGCCGTGACCGAAGTCATGAAACCTTACTTCTATAACCATAAGCTGGTAGCGGTGGTGGTCATGGGGGCCTTTGTCTCGGATATCAATACCAACATCAACCAGATTAACCGGAACCTGATTCGGGCGTTGTTCGTCTCGATTCTGGTGGCCATCGTGGCCAGCTACATCCTGGCTCGGTATTACACCTCGCGGATCAATCGGCTGCGGAAGGCCACGAACCAGGTCGCCCAGGGGGACTATGACGTCCAGATGGCCAGTCGCAATCGGGACGAAATTGATGATTTGATCAACGATTTCAACGGGATGACCCATTCACTGAAGGATTCCCAAGAGGAGATTCAGCGGCAAGAACAGCGCCGGCGGGAGTTCATGGCCAACGCGTCCCACGAGATGCGTACGCCGTTGACCACCATCAACGGGCTACTAGAGGGCCTGGCTTACGACGCGATTCCGGAAGAAAGTAAGGAAGAGAGTATCGACCTAATGCGTAGCGAGACCAGCCGGTTGATTCGTCTGGTCAACGAGAACCTGGACTACGAGAAGATTCGCTCGAACCAGATTTCGTTGAATTTACATGAGTTTAACGCCGTCGATGCCCTGCATAACATTGTGGAGCAGTTGAAGCAAAAGGCCGATGACAGTCAGGATACGCTGGAGCTGCAGGCACCGGAAGAAATTGCCGTGTATGCCGACTATGACCGGTTTGTCCAGATCATGTTCAACATCACCCAGAACGCCATTCAGTTCACCCAGCAAGGGCACATCACGATTACCGCCCAGCGTGGGTATGAGGAGGCCATCATCAAGGTCGCCGACACCGGGATGGGGATGAGTGACGAGCAACTCCAGAACATCTGGGAACGCTACTACAAGGCCGATCCGTCACGGAAGAACACCAAGTACGGCGAGTCCGGTCTGGGCTTATCGATCGTCCACCAGCTGGTTCAGCTACACCACGGGAAGATTAGCGTGGACAGCAAGCAGGGCGTGGGGACCACGTTTACCGTGATTTTCCCCGACCAACACCAGACAAATGTCGACCGCGCCAAGACGGACTAG
- a CDS encoding response regulator transcription factor: MKLLMIEDNHSVSQMMSMFFKKEQWDVSFAYDGNEAVEMFAAMPNDWDMVTLDLNLPGLDGMQVSAEIRKLSPTVPIIMLTARDSESDQVLGLEMGADDYVTKPFSPITLIARIKALHRRAELAPVSKVQEPQSLDDTESFDVVTEHFKLNTKTREAYLNDRQIEDLTPKEFDLLKTLAQKPRQVFSREQLLQLVWDYEYYGDERTVDAHIKKLRQKIEKVGPQIIQTVWGVGYKFDDSGADSK; the protein is encoded by the coding sequence ATGAAGTTATTAATGATTGAGGATAACCACTCAGTATCGCAAATGATGTCGATGTTTTTTAAGAAGGAACAGTGGGACGTCTCGTTCGCCTACGATGGCAACGAGGCCGTTGAGATGTTCGCCGCGATGCCGAACGACTGGGACATGGTCACCTTAGACCTGAACCTGCCCGGCTTGGACGGGATGCAGGTCAGTGCCGAGATTCGAAAGCTCTCACCGACCGTGCCCATCATCATGTTGACGGCGCGCGATTCGGAAAGCGACCAGGTCTTGGGACTAGAGATGGGGGCTGACGACTACGTTACCAAACCATTCAGTCCAATCACGCTGATTGCGCGCATCAAGGCCTTACACCGGCGGGCGGAATTGGCCCCCGTATCGAAGGTCCAAGAGCCCCAATCCCTGGATGACACGGAGTCCTTTGACGTGGTCACGGAGCACTTCAAGTTAAACACCAAGACGCGTGAAGCGTACTTAAACGATCGCCAGATCGAGGACCTGACGCCTAAGGAATTCGACTTGTTGAAGACGTTGGCCCAGAAGCCCCGTCAGGTATTCTCCCGGGAACAGCTCCTCCAGTTGGTCTGGGATTACGAGTACTACGGCGATGAGCGGACGGTCGACGCCCACATCAAGAAGTTGCGACAGAAAATCGAGAAAGTGGGGCCACAGATTATCCAAACCGTTTGGGGCGTGGGTTATAAATTCGATGATAGTGGAGCCGATTCCAAATGA
- a CDS encoding type I toxin-antitoxin system Fst family toxin, which translates to MIQSFFAPLVVGILIALFTDWLDRRRHR; encoded by the coding sequence ATGATACAATCTTTTTTTGCGCCACTTGTTGTTGGCATCCTGATTGCTTTATTTACGGACTGGTTAGACCGTAGGCGACACAGGTAG
- a CDS encoding alpha/beta hydrolase, producing MPTVLMFHGFSSNRDEAFGSFVQMSRKLNHHGIAAVAFDYGCHGESDGEFIDFTFTQELRESMKLVSFVESLDFVDENRLALLGMSLGGVAASMTAGKLPQDIRALCMWSPAAVFVDEIVKQHVLQGRSTERVARSGYFDFNSLKLSPAFFDDLKNIHIYQTAAQYSGPVAIIHGDADSIAPIAYSEKYQRIYRQGANLVEVPGATHAWNSVPVKTMLLEETLRFFSKTLLADDRID from the coding sequence TTGCCGACTGTACTGATGTTCCATGGCTTTTCGTCGAATCGGGATGAAGCGTTTGGTTCCTTTGTTCAAATGAGCCGTAAGCTGAATCATCATGGCATTGCAGCGGTGGCCTTTGATTATGGATGTCACGGTGAAAGTGATGGCGAGTTTATTGATTTCACATTTACGCAAGAGCTTAGAGAAAGTATGAAGCTGGTAAGCTTTGTTGAATCGTTAGATTTTGTGGATGAAAACCGGCTGGCGTTGCTAGGAATGAGTTTAGGAGGCGTCGCCGCTAGTATGACGGCCGGAAAGCTTCCTCAGGATATTAGGGCCCTGTGCATGTGGTCGCCTGCTGCAGTTTTTGTTGATGAGATTGTAAAGCAGCATGTTTTACAAGGACGATCGACTGAACGGGTCGCTCGGTCGGGGTATTTCGACTTTAATAGTTTGAAATTGAGTCCCGCATTCTTTGATGACTTAAAGAATATCCACATTTACCAAACAGCGGCGCAGTACTCAGGACCAGTGGCGATTATTCACGGTGATGCGGATAGTATTGCACCGATTGCATATTCGGAGAAGTATCAGAGAATCTATCGGCAAGGGGCAAATTTAGTGGAAGTTCCGGGTGCCACTCATGCTTGGAACTCCGTACCGGTCAAAACGATGCTTCTTGAGGAAACACTACGATTCTTTTCGAAGACGTTATTGGCGGATGACAGGATAGATTAG
- a CDS encoding alpha/beta hydrolase: MLKSQLPMNEHYAGLYSVMQDIPYCHDSKGPEQTLDLIVPWQVSLEDPTDKTYPLIVFVQGSGWQLADNGFEVVQLAEMAKKGYIVAMVRHRNAFKNNPFPDYLMDVKCAIRFLRAHAKKYCINPEQVIGLGTSSGGNAVQLVGLTADDPQYETSDYSDFSDKVDVVISCFGVSNVVAIKDQDEFVEVTQKLENSRYSNTLEQMSPFFQVRPGRNYPPFLLMHGSEDTLVPYNQMPEMALRLDSDGYEVETVTVVGADHESNFWSQQVWDKILNFITTHLPVKQ, encoded by the coding sequence ATGCTTAAAAGTCAGTTACCGATGAATGAACATTATGCGGGGTTATATTCTGTGATGCAAGATATTCCCTACTGCCACGATAGTAAAGGGCCTGAGCAAACGCTAGATTTAATTGTTCCTTGGCAGGTGTCGCTGGAAGATCCCACGGATAAGACTTATCCATTGATCGTCTTTGTCCAGGGAAGTGGGTGGCAACTAGCGGATAATGGTTTTGAGGTCGTTCAGTTGGCAGAAATGGCTAAGAAGGGATACATTGTGGCCATGGTTAGACACCGCAACGCCTTTAAAAACAATCCTTTTCCGGATTACCTAATGGATGTTAAATGTGCCATTCGTTTCTTAAGGGCTCACGCCAAGAAGTACTGTATTAATCCGGAACAAGTAATCGGGTTAGGTACCTCTTCTGGTGGTAATGCCGTACAATTGGTTGGTTTAACGGCGGATGACCCGCAATATGAAACATCTGATTATTCTGATTTTTCGGATAAGGTTGATGTGGTCATTAGTTGCTTTGGCGTGTCGAACGTAGTGGCAATTAAGGATCAAGATGAATTTGTTGAAGTCACGCAGAAACTAGAAAATAGTCGCTATTCCAATACGCTAGAACAGATGAGTCCCTTCTTTCAAGTTCGGCCTGGGCGAAATTATCCACCATTTTTACTGATGCATGGGTCTGAGGATACGCTGGTACCCTACAACCAGATGCCAGAAATGGCTTTGCGTTTGGACAGTGATGGTTATGAAGTTGAGACAGTGACGGTCGTGGGTGCCGATCATGAGAGTAACTTTTGGAGTCAGCAGGTCTGGGACAAGATTTTAAACTTTATAACGACACATCTACCTGTTAAGCAGTGA
- a CDS encoding family 43 glycosylhydrolase gives MKNYQLLCYERDPWNKEGYDAKLSHSMHLAIAQNGLAFQPLNHNYGVLFPKGVEAGDGSIIAKTLIQPCAFQIKADLFGIFAIQTGPQGENDLGAKGKLLCFTTKDFVHYSQLKPLKIGNDLILEVRVDDQLTHQVFWREVSGKVYVADFWFDEDTQRFETSGQHQQELKKMPPKVAGYMTDGIKDCLPRSVVTISDDLGDYLIKKLTEPRNVENLVPQDVTVHDSAELEEIKAVAKYSDGTKTKKQIDWYDQDVDFTKSQDVTLKGRIHQDHFIFPMALDRADPCIGRWHGKYYFIATNDADRNHSLYIREANSVPELVTAQEVKILDSDMYDSVGNLLWAPEFHIIGDQLFIFHSATADRFEDVQSFVMALKPNGNPMVKEDWMAPKRVVRTDGEPLFKQGITLDMTEFQIHERCYVVWSQRQFIPKDLGAWLYIAEVDKAQPWQLVSEPQVIAKPTYSWENNRAPVNEGPFAIQRQGKLYLTYSGALIDDSYVVGLLSMDAHLDPLNAENWRKNNYPILTSNTVPGEFGPGHNAYVIDDEGHYWNSYHAHPGKEGPRSSGIRRVHFDVDGEPDLGLTEALDLAPELVNVNTQVRIDSR, from the coding sequence ATGAAAAATTATCAACTGCTTTGTTATGAACGTGATCCGTGGAACAAGGAAGGTTACGATGCAAAATTATCTCATTCTATGCATTTAGCGATTGCGCAAAATGGGTTGGCGTTTCAGCCGTTAAATCATAATTATGGGGTGCTATTTCCTAAAGGAGTCGAAGCAGGGGACGGTAGTATTATTGCTAAGACGTTGATTCAACCGTGTGCTTTTCAAATTAAGGCAGACTTATTCGGTATCTTCGCCATTCAGACGGGACCACAGGGTGAAAACGATTTAGGCGCTAAGGGCAAGTTGCTGTGTTTTACGACTAAAGATTTTGTACACTATTCGCAGTTAAAGCCACTTAAGATTGGGAATGATCTCATCTTAGAAGTGCGGGTAGACGACCAGCTGACGCACCAAGTCTTTTGGCGGGAAGTATCAGGGAAAGTTTATGTCGCAGATTTCTGGTTTGATGAAGATACCCAAAGATTTGAAACTAGTGGTCAGCACCAGCAAGAACTTAAAAAAATGCCGCCTAAAGTAGCAGGATACATGACGGATGGGATTAAGGATTGCTTACCGCGGAGTGTGGTTACAATCAGCGATGATTTGGGAGACTATCTGATCAAGAAGCTAACTGAGCCACGTAACGTGGAAAATCTTGTCCCACAAGACGTGACTGTACATGATTCAGCAGAATTAGAAGAGATCAAAGCCGTTGCCAAGTATAGTGATGGGACAAAGACTAAAAAGCAAATTGATTGGTATGATCAGGACGTAGATTTTACAAAATCACAAGATGTTACGTTAAAAGGAAGGATTCATCAGGACCATTTCATTTTTCCAATGGCATTGGATCGGGCGGACCCTTGCATTGGACGCTGGCACGGAAAGTATTACTTTATTGCCACCAATGATGCGGACCGTAATCACAGCTTGTATATTCGAGAAGCCAATTCTGTGCCGGAACTCGTTACGGCTCAAGAGGTTAAGATATTGGATAGCGATATGTATGACTCCGTAGGAAACTTACTATGGGCACCGGAGTTTCACATCATTGGTGATCAACTGTTTATTTTCCATTCCGCAACGGCTGACCGCTTTGAAGACGTTCAGTCTTTCGTCATGGCCTTAAAGCCGAATGGCAATCCGATGGTGAAGGAAGATTGGATGGCTCCCAAACGAGTTGTACGAACCGATGGCGAACCACTCTTTAAACAGGGAATTACGTTGGATATGACGGAGTTTCAAATTCATGAAAGGTGCTATGTTGTTTGGTCCCAACGGCAGTTCATTCCTAAGGATCTAGGGGCGTGGTTATATATCGCTGAAGTTGATAAGGCGCAACCATGGCAATTGGTTTCAGAACCTCAAGTTATTGCTAAACCGACTTATAGCTGGGAAAATAATCGAGCACCCGTGAACGAAGGTCCGTTTGCTATTCAGCGGCAAGGAAAGTTGTACCTGACTTACTCCGGTGCGTTGATTGATGATAGCTATGTGGTGGGATTGTTGAGTATGGACGCTCACTTAGATCCCTTGAATGCCGAAAATTGGCGGAAAAATAATTATCCAATTTTAACTTCTAACACCGTTCCAGGTGAATTCGGACCAGGGCATAACGCTTATGTCATTGACGATGAAGGACACTATTGGAACAGTTATCATGCCCATCCGGGGAAGGAAGGGCCTCGTAGTTCTGGCATTCGGCGTGTTCATTTTGATGTTGATGGTGAACCAGATCTAGGGCTGACAGAAGCGTTGGATTTAGCACCAGAACTCGTTAACGTAAATACGCAAGTGCGGATTGATTCCCGATAG
- a CDS encoding MFS transporter, whose amino-acid sequence MENNQAQAQNSQAKVMPKLKFSEKLGQGIGSMSVNLIFNVVSTYLLFFYTNVYGLKPADTATIFLLVRIIDAVASPIYGTWVDKRTTKFGKYRGYLLYLSLPYAILSVLCFYSVDTTYVMKLIYAYTTYVGLSLLNTFLSPLGAMPAAMTRDNDEIAQLNAYSMFCSNVGGMCISFGVPFLVTGFSGAYTGQASQKGWFMTMGIFAIVGLVGLLFAFSRIHEHYHMTAEATETVSFKDIFVQMKVNKPFSIFLVYLILAFIFMTIVNSAGSYYVTYNMQRPDLLKYFNLLASIPSFILVPLFPWFKRRLGRKGLMLGFSGVLMVGLLILYFGNVHNVALVMTGKLLASVGMIVTTGYMWAFETEIVNYGEWKTGKRENAIISSVCSFAVALGLALGGVVPGYFLKFIGFDAALKTQAAGTLHGILTMQSLLPIIFIVISMILFSFYSITDSSMDKMSREIDERNAKAAK is encoded by the coding sequence TTGGAAAATAATCAGGCACAAGCGCAAAATTCACAAGCCAAAGTTATGCCAAAGCTAAAGTTCTCAGAAAAACTGGGACAAGGCATTGGGTCAATGTCGGTCAATTTGATTTTCAACGTGGTTAGTACCTATCTGCTTTTCTTCTACACGAATGTGTATGGACTAAAACCAGCAGATACTGCAACTATATTCTTGCTCGTACGGATTATTGATGCGGTCGCGAGTCCAATTTATGGAACTTGGGTGGATAAACGGACGACGAAGTTTGGGAAATATCGGGGATACCTGCTGTACTTGTCATTACCATATGCAATCTTATCCGTCTTGTGTTTCTATTCCGTTGATACGACCTATGTTATGAAGTTGATTTATGCTTATACAACTTATGTGGGCCTGTCATTATTAAACACGTTCTTATCGCCGCTGGGTGCGATGCCGGCAGCGATGACCCGAGACAATGATGAAATTGCCCAGTTGAATGCGTACAGTATGTTCTGCTCCAACGTTGGTGGGATGTGTATCTCGTTTGGGGTGCCATTCCTGGTTACTGGATTCTCTGGTGCCTACACGGGCCAAGCTTCACAAAAAGGCTGGTTTATGACCATGGGGATCTTCGCGATTGTTGGTTTAGTCGGTCTGCTCTTTGCCTTCTCAAGAATTCATGAACATTACCATATGACTGCAGAGGCAACGGAAACGGTTTCGTTTAAAGACATTTTTGTTCAGATGAAAGTTAACAAGCCATTCTCCATCTTCTTGGTTTACTTAATTTTAGCCTTTATCTTTATGACGATTGTCAATTCTGCAGGTTCCTATTACGTGACGTATAACATGCAACGTCCAGACTTACTGAAGTACTTTAACTTATTAGCATCAATTCCGTCATTTATTTTGGTACCCCTGTTCCCTTGGTTTAAGCGTCGTTTAGGTCGTAAGGGGCTTATGTTGGGCTTTAGTGGTGTCTTAATGGTCGGATTGTTGATCCTATACTTTGGTAATGTGCATAATGTTGCCTTAGTGATGACTGGTAAGTTATTAGCTTCCGTTGGGATGATTGTGACAACTGGTTACATGTGGGCGTTTGAAACGGAAATTGTTAACTATGGTGAATGGAAGACGGGGAAGCGTGAAAACGCGATTATTAGTTCAGTTTGTTCATTTGCCGTTGCTTTAGGGTTAGCCCTTGGTGGTGTTGTGCCAGGTTACTTCTTGAAGTTTATCGGCTTCGATGCCGCTTTGAAGACGCAAGCAGCTGGAACGTTACACGGAATTTTGACGATGCAGTCATTGTTGCCAATCATTTTCATCGTTATCAGCATGATCTTGTTTAGCTTCTACTCCATTACTGATAGTAGCATGGACAAGATGAGCCGGGAAATTGACGAACGGAATGCCAAGGCAGCTAAGTAG
- a CDS encoding alpha-N-arabinofuranosidase, which yields MKVKIEDHAEQEIRISKYLQGQFAEHLGHGIYDGIWVGKDSPIENVNGLRSDVVNALKQLHIPVLRWPGGSYADEYHWQNGIGPVEKRPKTINHSWGAVVEDNSFGTDEFFELCRQLGCEAYININMGSGTVEEMVNWIEYMTADGDSYFANLRRQNGHPEPYKVKFLGLGNEAWMGGGYMRSGYYADVYRRFQTYVSEYNGPLYKIASGPSDDNFAWTKSLSELAEPFMDGMALHHYALTNNWEHKGDAVNFTTEDWVSLLNSARQMDSLISRHLELIPKTTDLIVDEWGTWFEPLAGTNPAFLIQQNTMRDAVVAATTLNIFNKYADRIKMANIAQMINVLQSMIMTDGSQIVLTPTYYVFKMFKLHQDSRLLAAFHEVNNDLNYTVSEKNHEYIISVCNVNPEKNHDLTLTLPQSLGQTTYAKCLSSSQMNAHNDVAHPDVVTDQDFTGFKVMDHDLKLNLEPMEIVTLKFPIK from the coding sequence ATGAAAGTCAAGATTGAGGACCATGCCGAACAGGAAATACGGATTAGTAAGTATTTACAAGGGCAATTTGCGGAACATTTGGGTCATGGAATTTACGACGGCATTTGGGTCGGTAAAGATAGTCCCATTGAAAATGTAAACGGTCTGCGCAGTGATGTGGTAAATGCACTGAAACAGCTACATATTCCAGTCCTGCGGTGGCCGGGAGGAAGTTATGCAGATGAATACCACTGGCAGAATGGTATCGGACCCGTTGAAAAGCGGCCAAAGACTATCAACCATAGCTGGGGAGCGGTAGTTGAGGATAACTCATTCGGAACGGATGAATTCTTCGAACTGTGCCGTCAGCTGGGGTGTGAAGCCTATATCAACATCAATATGGGAAGCGGTACAGTTGAGGAAATGGTGAACTGGATTGAGTATATGACCGCGGATGGTGATTCCTATTTTGCTAACCTACGGCGGCAGAATGGTCACCCGGAACCTTATAAAGTAAAGTTCTTAGGTTTAGGTAATGAGGCTTGGATGGGCGGCGGCTATATGCGCTCTGGGTATTATGCGGACGTTTATCGGCGTTTTCAAACCTACGTTTCAGAATATAATGGACCACTTTATAAGATTGCTAGTGGTCCCAGTGATGACAACTTTGCGTGGACTAAGAGTCTCAGTGAGTTGGCAGAACCATTTATGGATGGGATGGCGTTGCACCATTATGCGTTGACGAACAATTGGGAGCATAAAGGCGATGCCGTAAACTTTACGACGGAAGACTGGGTCAGCTTATTGAATAGTGCTCGTCAAATGGATAGCTTGATTTCACGGCACCTTGAACTGATTCCTAAAACGACGGACCTGATTGTGGATGAGTGGGGGACTTGGTTTGAACCTTTGGCAGGGACGAATCCAGCATTCTTGATTCAGCAAAATACGATGCGGGATGCAGTTGTTGCCGCGACAACGTTAAATATCTTCAATAAATACGCTGATCGGATTAAGATGGCAAATATTGCTCAGATGATTAACGTCTTGCAAAGTATGATTATGACGGATGGTTCGCAGATAGTGTTAACGCCAACCTACTATGTCTTTAAGATGTTCAAGTTGCATCAAGATTCACGGTTGCTGGCTGCTTTCCATGAAGTCAACAATGATTTGAACTACACGGTTTCGGAAAAGAATCATGAATATATTATTTCGGTCTGCAATGTTAACCCAGAAAAAAACCATGATTTAACTCTAACGTTGCCTCAAAGTTTAGGCCAGACAACGTATGCTAAATGCTTGAGCAGTTCCCAAATGAATGCGCATAACGATGTTGCACATCCAGATGTTGTTACGGATCAAGACTTTACTGGGTTCAAAGTTATGGATCATGACCTTAAGTTGAATCTAGAACCAATGGAGATTGTGACGTTGAAGTTCCCGATTAAATAG
- a CDS encoding transcriptional regulator, translating to MDLSLTNNSLPAFSALDNPIRLEIINLLSKSKMNVKEIATAVGLSSTITIMHLNKLEAAHIIRTEKHGNQRISILTVDNITIHFPKQLYVPYKKYEFNLPIGQYTNYQVKPTCGLAGQTGFIGQVDNPKYFMNPERTDAGMLWFSEGFVEYTVPNYLTSEQQIKMIEFTVELSSEFPFSNNNWLSDITIALAGKTLGTWTSPGDFSDVRGKYTPEWVYNDMNQYGLLKTIRISEYGSFIDGHHFSDVKISDINTHRDNWTLRFSVPQTAKHCGGCTIFGKHFGNYNQDIRFRTYYQEKE from the coding sequence ATGGATCTATCACTGACAAACAATTCCTTGCCCGCCTTCTCCGCGCTGGACAATCCAATACGATTGGAAATCATTAATTTGTTATCCAAGTCCAAAATGAACGTTAAGGAAATTGCTACCGCTGTTGGCCTTAGCAGCACGATTACCATCATGCATTTAAATAAATTAGAAGCCGCCCATATCATTCGAACCGAGAAACATGGTAATCAACGGATTTCTATTCTCACGGTCGATAACATCACTATTCACTTTCCTAAGCAACTCTACGTTCCTTACAAAAAATACGAATTCAATCTTCCTATCGGTCAGTACACTAATTACCAAGTCAAACCAACTTGCGGGTTGGCAGGTCAGACTGGCTTTATTGGCCAAGTAGATAATCCAAAATACTTTATGAATCCGGAACGAACGGACGCTGGGATGCTATGGTTTTCAGAAGGCTTCGTTGAATACACCGTTCCCAACTATTTAACCTCTGAACAACAAATCAAAATGATTGAATTTACCGTCGAACTCAGTTCAGAATTTCCCTTCTCCAATAACAATTGGCTTTCAGACATTACCATTGCGCTCGCAGGGAAAACGTTAGGTACTTGGACCAGTCCTGGCGATTTTTCAGATGTTCGGGGAAAGTACACTCCCGAATGGGTCTACAATGATATGAATCAGTATGGCTTACTCAAAACCATTCGTATTTCAGAATATGGGTCGTTTATCGACGGCCACCACTTCTCCGACGTTAAGATTTCCGATATCAATACACATCGTGATAACTGGACGCTCCGATTCTCCGTTCCTCAAACCGCCAAACATTGTGGAGGATGCACTATTTTTGGAAAACACTTTGGAAATTACAATCAGGATATCCGGTTCCGTACCTACTACCAGGAGAAAGAATAG